One segment of Ricinus communis isolate WT05 ecotype wild-type chromosome 8, ASM1957865v1, whole genome shotgun sequence DNA contains the following:
- the LOC8268697 gene encoding protein FAR1-RELATED SEQUENCE 3 isoform X2 — MDAHVIDEEEGMGHRVMAYDGDAETNEGGELNNAENSSAHDDDGAAEPHVGMQFDTEDAAKTFYDEYARRLGFSSKPGNLSRSRADGTIVAQEFVCAREGFLKRRSADSCEAKLRIELRGQDKWTVTKFIKEHSHTMVSPSKVHYLRPRRHFAGAAKGITEPFQGGGTVPSGVMYVSMDGNRVSAEGNRGLRNASAADSNRVIKNATTFSFSVRPNTRKRILGRDCQNLLEYFKKMQAENPGFFYAIQLDEDNRMANVFWADARSRTAYSHFGDAVTLDTNYRVNQYRVPFVPFTGVNHHGQPILFGCAMLQDDSEASFVWLFKTFLTAMNDHQPVSIMTDQDRAIQTAVSLVFPEARHCISKWHVLREGQEKLAHVCHAHPNFQVELYNCINLTETIEEFETFWSSIIDKYDLRGNDWLQSLYEARAQWVPVFFRDSFFAMISPNQGFEGSFFDGFVNQQTTLPLFFRQYERALENWFEKELESDFDTICTMPVLRTPSPMEKQAANLYTKKIFAKFQEELVETFVYTANKIEGDAAISTFRVAKFEDDHKVYIVTLNYPEMRANCSCQMFEYSGILCRHVLTVFTVTNVLTLPAHYILRRWTRNSKNGPGIDERGGEVNGQESLILRYNNLCREAIKYAEEGATAVDTYNVALGALREGGKKVAAVKKNVAKVPPPSSQVGGIGYDDRKTSTSASDTTPLLWPRQDEVIRRFNLNDAGAAAQSVADLNLPRMAPVSLQRDDGPPGNMAVLPCLKSMTWVMENKNLTPGNRVAVINLKLQDYSKTPSTESEVKFQLSRVTLEPMLRSMAYISEQLSTPANRVAVINLKLQDTETTSGESEVKFQVSRDTLGAMLRSMAYIREQLSNAAEPQPEPQTKKQRK, encoded by the exons ATGGATGCTCATGTGATTGATGAAGAGGAGGGAATGGGTCACCGCGTGATGGCTTATGATGGGGATGCTGAAACCAATGAGGGTGGAGAATTAAATAATGCAGAGAATTCATCAGCACATGATGATGATGGGGCAGCTGAGCCTCATGTAGGTATGCAATTTGATACTGAAGATGCTGCTAAAACTTTCTATGATGAGTATGCAAGACGTCTAGGTTTTAGTTCCAAACCTGGTAATTTGAGTCGTTCTAGAGCTGATGGGACCATTGTTGCTCAGGAGTTTGTTTGTGCAAGAGAGGGTTTTTTGAAAAGGAGGTCTGCCGATAGTTGTGAGGCAAAACTTAGGATAGAGCTTAGGGGTCAAGACAAATGGACTgtaacaaaatttataaaggagCATAGTCATACTATGGTTAGTCCCAGCAAAGTGCATTACCTTCGGCCCCGCAGGCATTTTGCTGGTGCTGCGAAAGGCATTACTGAACCTTTCCAAGGAGGGGGAACTGTACCCAGTGGTGTCATGTATGTATCCATGGATGGTAACCGTGTATCTGCAGAGGGAAATCGTGGTCTTAGGAATGCTTCTGCTGCAGACTCTAATCGTGTCATCAAGAATGCTACCACATTCAGTTTTTCTGTTAGACCCAATACACGAAAGAGGATATTAGGGAGGGATTGTCAGAATTTATTAGAATATTTCAAGAAAATGCAGGCTGAAAACCCTGGTTTCTTTTATGCAATACAACTTGATGAAGATAATCGCATGGCCAATGTTTTTTGGGCTGATGCAAGGTCAAGGACAGCTTACAGCCATTTTGGCGATGCAGTTACATTGGACACAAATTACAGAGTAAATCAGTATAGAGTGCCCTTTGTTCCTTTTACAGGAGTAAATCATCATGGTCAACCAATTTTATTTGGCTGTGCAATGCTGCAAGATGATTCTGAGGCTTCTTTTGTTTGGCTGTTCAAGACATTTCTCACAGCGATGAATGACCATCAACCTGTTTCTATAATGACTGATCAAGATAGGGCCATACAGACAGCTGTTTCTCTGGTATTTCCTGAAGCTCGACACTGTATTAGCAAATGGCATGTCTTGAGAGAAGGGCAGGAAAAATTGGCTCATGTGTGTCATGCCCATCCTAATTTTCAGGTGGAATTGTACAATTGTATTAATTTGACAGAGACTATTGAGGAATTTGAGACATTTTGGAGCTCtatcattgataaatatgatcTGAGGGGAAATGATTGGCTTCAATCATTATATGAAGCTCGTGCTCAGTGGGTTCCAGTTTTTTTTCGGGATTCCTTTTTTGCCATGATATCTCCAAATCAAGGGTTTGAGGGTTCTTTTTTCGATGGCTTTGTGAACCAACAAACAACATTACCATTGTTCTTCAGACAGTATGAAAGAGCTCTAGAAAATTGGTTTGAAAAGGAGTTAGAATCAGATTTTGATACAATTTGCACCATGCCAGTCCTAAGGACACCATCTCCAATGGAAAAACAAGCAGCAAACCTGTatacaaagaaaatttttGCAAAATTTCAAGAAGAGCTAGTCGAAACTTTTGTCTATACTGCAAATAAAATTGAGGGTGATGCAGCTATCAGCACGTTCAGAGTTGCAAAATTTGAGGATGACCACAAGGTATATATAGTTACGTTGAACTATCCAGAAATGAGAGCGAACTGCAGCTGCCAAATGTTTGAGTACTCAGGCATTTTATGTAGACATGTTTTGACAGTCTTCACAGTGACAAATGTTCTTACGTTGCCAGCTCATTATATCTTAAGAAGATGGACAAGAAATTCCAAAAATGGTCCTGGAATAGATGAACGTGGTGGTGAAGTAAATGGCCAAGAATCTCTAATATTGCGATATAACAATCTCTGTCGGGAAGCCATCAAATATGCAGAAGAAGGGGCAACAGCTGTGGATACTTACAATGTTGCTTTGGGTGCTCTTAGAGAAGGTGGGAAGAAGGTTGCTGctgttaagaaaaatgttgCCAAAGTTCCACCTCCCAGTTCACAAGTGGGGGGGATAGGTTACGATGACAGGAAAACCTCTACCTCAGCTTCAGATACAACGCCATTGTTATGGCCAAGGCAAGATGAAGTTATACGACGATTCAATTTGAATGATGCTGGTGCTGCAGCTCAATCTGTTGCTGATTTGAATCTCCCTCGTATGGCCCCTGTGTCCCTTCAACGGGATGATGGTCCTCCTGGAAACATG GCAGTTCTTCCTTGTCTCAAGTCAATGACTTGGGTTATGGAGAATAAGAATTTAACACCAGGGAACAGAGTCGCTGTGATCAACTTGAAG TTGCAAGATTATAGCAAGACTCCTTCAACAGAATCGGAGGTTAAGTTTCAACTGTCAAGGGTTACACTAGAGCCCATGTTAAGGTCTATGGCATATATTAGTGAACAGCTTTCTACTCCAGCTAACAGGGTTGCTGTCATTAATTTGAAG CTTCAAGATACAGAAACAACTTCTGGAGAGTCAGAGGTTAAATTTCAGGTTTCTAGGGATACATTAGGTGCCATGTTGAGATCAATGGCCTACATTCGTGAGCAGCTTTCAAATGCT GCTGAGCCCCAGCCAGAGCCTCAAACAAAGAAGCAGCGGAAGTGA
- the LOC8268697 gene encoding protein FAR1-RELATED SEQUENCE 3 isoform X1 translates to MDAHVIDEEEGMGHRVMAYDGDAETNEGGELNNAENSSAHDDDGAAEPHVGMQFDTEDAAKTFYDEYARRLGFSSKPGNLSRSRADGTIVAQEFVCAREGFLKRRSADSCEAKLRIELRGQDKWTVTKFIKEHSHTMVSPSKVHYLRPRRHFAGAAKGITEPFQGGGTVPSGVMYVSMDGNRVSAEGNRGLRNASAADSNRVIKNATTFSFSVRPNTRKRILGRDCQNLLEYFKKMQAENPGFFYAIQLDEDNRMANVFWADARSRTAYSHFGDAVTLDTNYRVNQYRVPFVPFTGVNHHGQPILFGCAMLQDDSEASFVWLFKTFLTAMNDHQPVSIMTDQDRAIQTAVSLVFPEARHCISKWHVLREGQEKLAHVCHAHPNFQVELYNCINLTETIEEFETFWSSIIDKYDLRGNDWLQSLYEARAQWVPVFFRDSFFAMISPNQGFEGSFFDGFVNQQTTLPLFFRQYERALENWFEKELESDFDTICTMPVLRTPSPMEKQAANLYTKKIFAKFQEELVETFVYTANKIEGDAAISTFRVAKFEDDHKVYIVTLNYPEMRANCSCQMFEYSGILCRHVLTVFTVTNVLTLPAHYILRRWTRNSKNGPGIDERGGEVNGQESLILRYNNLCREAIKYAEEGATAVDTYNVALGALREGGKKVAAVKKNVAKVPPPSSQVGGIGYDDRKTSTSASDTTPLLWPRQDEVIRRFNLNDAGAAAQSVADLNLPRMAPVSLQRDDGPPGNMVCGENAVLPCLKSMTWVMENKNLTPGNRVAVINLKLQDYSKTPSTESEVKFQLSRVTLEPMLRSMAYISEQLSTPANRVAVINLKLQDTETTSGESEVKFQVSRDTLGAMLRSMAYIREQLSNAAEPQPEPQTKKQRK, encoded by the exons ATGGATGCTCATGTGATTGATGAAGAGGAGGGAATGGGTCACCGCGTGATGGCTTATGATGGGGATGCTGAAACCAATGAGGGTGGAGAATTAAATAATGCAGAGAATTCATCAGCACATGATGATGATGGGGCAGCTGAGCCTCATGTAGGTATGCAATTTGATACTGAAGATGCTGCTAAAACTTTCTATGATGAGTATGCAAGACGTCTAGGTTTTAGTTCCAAACCTGGTAATTTGAGTCGTTCTAGAGCTGATGGGACCATTGTTGCTCAGGAGTTTGTTTGTGCAAGAGAGGGTTTTTTGAAAAGGAGGTCTGCCGATAGTTGTGAGGCAAAACTTAGGATAGAGCTTAGGGGTCAAGACAAATGGACTgtaacaaaatttataaaggagCATAGTCATACTATGGTTAGTCCCAGCAAAGTGCATTACCTTCGGCCCCGCAGGCATTTTGCTGGTGCTGCGAAAGGCATTACTGAACCTTTCCAAGGAGGGGGAACTGTACCCAGTGGTGTCATGTATGTATCCATGGATGGTAACCGTGTATCTGCAGAGGGAAATCGTGGTCTTAGGAATGCTTCTGCTGCAGACTCTAATCGTGTCATCAAGAATGCTACCACATTCAGTTTTTCTGTTAGACCCAATACACGAAAGAGGATATTAGGGAGGGATTGTCAGAATTTATTAGAATATTTCAAGAAAATGCAGGCTGAAAACCCTGGTTTCTTTTATGCAATACAACTTGATGAAGATAATCGCATGGCCAATGTTTTTTGGGCTGATGCAAGGTCAAGGACAGCTTACAGCCATTTTGGCGATGCAGTTACATTGGACACAAATTACAGAGTAAATCAGTATAGAGTGCCCTTTGTTCCTTTTACAGGAGTAAATCATCATGGTCAACCAATTTTATTTGGCTGTGCAATGCTGCAAGATGATTCTGAGGCTTCTTTTGTTTGGCTGTTCAAGACATTTCTCACAGCGATGAATGACCATCAACCTGTTTCTATAATGACTGATCAAGATAGGGCCATACAGACAGCTGTTTCTCTGGTATTTCCTGAAGCTCGACACTGTATTAGCAAATGGCATGTCTTGAGAGAAGGGCAGGAAAAATTGGCTCATGTGTGTCATGCCCATCCTAATTTTCAGGTGGAATTGTACAATTGTATTAATTTGACAGAGACTATTGAGGAATTTGAGACATTTTGGAGCTCtatcattgataaatatgatcTGAGGGGAAATGATTGGCTTCAATCATTATATGAAGCTCGTGCTCAGTGGGTTCCAGTTTTTTTTCGGGATTCCTTTTTTGCCATGATATCTCCAAATCAAGGGTTTGAGGGTTCTTTTTTCGATGGCTTTGTGAACCAACAAACAACATTACCATTGTTCTTCAGACAGTATGAAAGAGCTCTAGAAAATTGGTTTGAAAAGGAGTTAGAATCAGATTTTGATACAATTTGCACCATGCCAGTCCTAAGGACACCATCTCCAATGGAAAAACAAGCAGCAAACCTGTatacaaagaaaatttttGCAAAATTTCAAGAAGAGCTAGTCGAAACTTTTGTCTATACTGCAAATAAAATTGAGGGTGATGCAGCTATCAGCACGTTCAGAGTTGCAAAATTTGAGGATGACCACAAGGTATATATAGTTACGTTGAACTATCCAGAAATGAGAGCGAACTGCAGCTGCCAAATGTTTGAGTACTCAGGCATTTTATGTAGACATGTTTTGACAGTCTTCACAGTGACAAATGTTCTTACGTTGCCAGCTCATTATATCTTAAGAAGATGGACAAGAAATTCCAAAAATGGTCCTGGAATAGATGAACGTGGTGGTGAAGTAAATGGCCAAGAATCTCTAATATTGCGATATAACAATCTCTGTCGGGAAGCCATCAAATATGCAGAAGAAGGGGCAACAGCTGTGGATACTTACAATGTTGCTTTGGGTGCTCTTAGAGAAGGTGGGAAGAAGGTTGCTGctgttaagaaaaatgttgCCAAAGTTCCACCTCCCAGTTCACAAGTGGGGGGGATAGGTTACGATGACAGGAAAACCTCTACCTCAGCTTCAGATACAACGCCATTGTTATGGCCAAGGCAAGATGAAGTTATACGACGATTCAATTTGAATGATGCTGGTGCTGCAGCTCAATCTGTTGCTGATTTGAATCTCCCTCGTATGGCCCCTGTGTCCCTTCAACGGGATGATGGTCCTCCTGGAAACATGGTATGCGGGGAAAAC GCAGTTCTTCCTTGTCTCAAGTCAATGACTTGGGTTATGGAGAATAAGAATTTAACACCAGGGAACAGAGTCGCTGTGATCAACTTGAAG TTGCAAGATTATAGCAAGACTCCTTCAACAGAATCGGAGGTTAAGTTTCAACTGTCAAGGGTTACACTAGAGCCCATGTTAAGGTCTATGGCATATATTAGTGAACAGCTTTCTACTCCAGCTAACAGGGTTGCTGTCATTAATTTGAAG CTTCAAGATACAGAAACAACTTCTGGAGAGTCAGAGGTTAAATTTCAGGTTTCTAGGGATACATTAGGTGCCATGTTGAGATCAATGGCCTACATTCGTGAGCAGCTTTCAAATGCT GCTGAGCCCCAGCCAGAGCCTCAAACAAAGAAGCAGCGGAAGTGA
- the LOC107261458 gene encoding nigrin b-like encodes MDVCSGVNMTLLEYKHLWRPIKLRLLPTPHVRDSLIQYGDDRSHNIRILNPASSLIKSQRFATAPLEHLQRKVVQLAVDVANVNIVGYLARKELYFFSNAPTDGLNNNFKGTDEPKLLLGGSYSDLECVAGIESRKNTIFIGMSHLNRTIESLYNTDSTAQSTLAKHLIVIIQMISE; translated from the exons ATGGATGTATGTAGTGGCGTCAATATGACTCTGTTGGAGTATAAGCACCTATGGAGGCCGATCAAGCTGCGTCT TTTACCTACACCACATGTACGAGATAGCTTGATACAATATGGAGATGATCGGAGCCACAATATCCGAATACTGAATCCTGCGTCATCTTTGATTAAATCTCAAAGATTTGCTACAGCGCCGCTAGAACACTTGCAACGGAAAGTAGTTCAATTAGCAGTTGATGTCGCTAATGTAAACATCGTTGGGTATCTTGCCAGAAAAGAATTATACTTCTTCTCCAACGCTCCTACTGATGGTTTAAACAATAATTTCAAAGGCACTGACGAACCCAAACTTCTGCTTGGGGGTAGCTACTCTGATCTTGAATGTGTTGCTGGAATAGAAAGTAGAAAGAATACCATCTTCATCGGAATGTCCCATTTGAATCGTACAATTGAGTCATTGTATAATACTGACAGCACTGCACAAAGTACCCTCGCTAAGCACCTTATAGTTATCATCCAAATGATTTCAGAATAG